The region GCCATTGCACATATGGTTTAGCCGAATTGCCAAAGCCGGCAAATGCCCGCAGGTTAGAATGTACGTAAACACCCCAGTTGGTAAGTATCTTTCGATTACGTTTATCGTCTATATAGGTAACAGTTAACCCTGCATGGAACTTGTTATCGCGGTAGCTGGTGCTATCATAACTGTTGATAAGTGGTGTATTGCCAATGAAGCCGGGTGATGAGTTTTGTAAAAAATGATAGTATTGGGCAGCTACACCATATTGCACACTTTCTGTATTTGCGGCGTTCTGCCAGCGCAGTGTTGCTTCACCAATGAAGTAATTGAACCTGTCCCTGTAATAACCTATGCCGTTGTCTTTATCAAACCCGGTCTTGTTACCCCTTCCAAAGAAATTTATGCTGTTGGGCAGATATGCTTCCAATTTAAACTGCTTATCCAGGTTGTTCAACCCGGCGTTAACTTCGGATAGAAACTTGATGCGTGTTGAATTATACCCAAAAGAATGACCAACCGTCAACTCAGTGGTGCTTGAGGGATTTTTGCGGAAACCCTGGTGAAGGTATTTAACACCTGCATCTGCGTAAAAGCCCTGATCCAGATCGTAACCGACACTTAACAACGGAATTACAGTGTGATACCTGTTTGTTGGTACATACGCAACATTTGACGAATCGTCTGACAGCTTTTGTTTGATGTTTGCAAAGTTTCCAAGGAAAGTGGCGGACGTAGTTTTCTCGTAAACACGCACCTTTGGCGTGGTATTCATAAAGTTGTACACCCGGTGGCCGCTTCCACCTATTATGCGGAGTTTTATAGGTGATTTGGTGTTATTTACGAATAGGCTGTCATTACCTTTTCCAGTGTACACGCGCACCTCATTAGTTGTTGCAGGATCAAAAACCCGGAAGTAAACCGTACTTCTTTCTTTAGTTATCGGCAGCTTATTGACACGTATCAGCAACTTGTTGTCGAGCGTATCTTTTATAACAAACAGTTCGCTTATGTCAGTGGCTTTTACATCTACCTTTTTGCTGAGGAAGGTGTAATACTTTTCTGATGCCTCCAGCAGAGTGGCCCGGCGCTGTTTCATCTCCTTTAGTAAACGGTCGTGACTAAGCTTGTAAATGGCCTGTGGCAAACGGCGCAGTGAGCTTTCCAGAACTGCATCTGTAAGCGAATCCTTAAAATTCCTCGTGACATCCAGCCATTTCTTTTGATCTAACTGGCTCAGAAAGCGGGTGTTAACATCATTGGAGTTGTAAAAGAAATCGTTAACCGATCTTACCGATGCGTTATAGCCCTTTAAATACCTTGCAACATACTGCTTTGCCGCCAAGTTGGGAATAAGGCCTTGGTTCACGTAAAAAGCTTCAGCACGGTCAATTGGAATGGCGGAATAATAGGTGTTTTCACCGCGCTTACTGGCCAGCCAGCGCAATTTTTCAGGTTGCTGGTCCCAGTCGCCCAGAAACCAGTCCAGCAATCTGGTTTTCAGGTATTCTACAGTATCCAGTCGATTGTTGTTGCTTTTGTTTAGTTCTGCAATCATATTCCCTGTGTTGAGGGAACTGTCGCCGGGCTCGCGGTTTTCTAAAAGAACCAGCTTTCCGGAAAATTGCGACTCATAATAACCTAATTTGCTATCAGGAGCAACATACCCAATAATCGGATTAGTGTGCCTTAAATTAACCGCCTGGGCTATAACAGGAGAAATGAGGGCACCGTAAGGGTGCTGTGCAGACATAGCATCCTTAAGCCATGATTTTGCAAAGGTTTGACTAAGTGCCTGAGGGAGAAGTACTAAAGGATATTTCTCTATACTGCTCATTATGTATGTTTTACCGGCTGCGTCTTTAAGAACAAGCGCCTGCTTCTGATGAGCGCCGCCAAACTCTACCGGCGTAAGCCCGCCTTTATACTTGCTAACTCGTATTACAGGCACAGTTGTTTTAGCCGTCCACTCACTACGATAATTTTTGCCAAACATTACCCTGTGTAGCTCATTCCTTCGGGCAAATTCGTTATTAGCACTTACTGTTATACTGTCTCCAACAACAACTTTGTCGGGCTTACTTAATGGTATTTCTACTTTAACGTAAGGCTTAGTGTAGGTAAATACTTCAGCCATTGTGCTATCTACAGTGTTGGCGTAATAAGTGAATTTTACGCTTTTATCTTCCATCTGGTCCACCGTAACATAGCCCCCGATAGCTGCTCCGTATAATGAATTTTTTCCTTTTATGGTGACAGCCCGCTTAGCGCCAGATCCGCTAACCACTTGGTAATAAGAACCATCCTTAATAAATTGTAACCCGTGTTCGTGACCAGAAACCCTGATCACATTTGGCTCAGATGCAAATACACCGTCGATCATGGCCATCATTGTGCGGTATAGAGGGTGGCCGTTATCCTCCGGGTTATCAAATGTTCCGCGCAACAGAGGGTACAAGGCACCAATAAGCGGGAAAGGTATGTACAACTTTTGATTTACCGATGTAAGCGGAAAAAGGTAATCCTTAAATACATACGTGCCGCCGTGATGACCGTAAGAACGGAAAGGGTGATGGTCAGCAAGCAATATTACTTTGTTGCGGTTTTTATAAAGCAGTTCACGAAAACGGTAGATAATCTCATCATTTGTTTGGCAGTCACAGTCGGCAAGCGGGTTGTCTTTATTGTAGAGGTAAAGCCACCATTCCGAGTCGAAGGCAATCATTACCATGTCTTTAGAGATGTTGATCTCTGTAGGGTCCGGGCAACCGTTACGCGGTACCGACTTCAACAACGAATCCTTTTGTTCTGTCAGGAACTCCCACTCTCTCTTTACTTTAGCCATGCCTAGCGGGCCCATTCTATCCCAATCGTGGTTGCCGGGGATGAAGTATACAGGGGCTCCTGCCTTGCGCATGGGTGTAAACTGCGCTTTGAGGATGTTTTTAGTACCCTCTTCCTCCTTGCTGCCGGGCATGCCCATACCAGTTGGATAGATGTTATCGCCAAGGTAAACTACTGTAGTCTTGTCTTTTATGATACGGGTGGCAGCGTTGGTGAGCACAAAGCTTTGTTGCGGGTCTATCTCGCCGGCATCACCAATAAGTATTACACGGTTGCGAACACCGGTTTGCGCCATTAACAGGCTGGGAAAGAGTAGTATAAGGGCTAGTAAAAGTTTTCTCATTAAAAATTGTGACAGTAAATAAGTGCACCGGAAACCTACTGAACAACTTACCGTTTATTATGTTTTTGCCCCTGTTTACGTTGTGATTGCTGACAAAGTTTTGTCGCCACTTTGGTGTATAATAATGCCGATATTTGTAGCCTGAAAAGTACCGGCAGCAGGTGTTACACCTGATCTCAGCTCTCCTTAAATGCATTTTTCACGATCCAAAATCTGCAAAAAACACACTTTTTTTGATGCTAAAAATTCTCTATAAAATTTTTAGACACTGCATCTGCAGCTTTTTAAAAATTTAGCAATAACTGGAGTTTTAGTGATGTCTAATAAATAGAATATTCTTTATTGAAGAAAGTACGAGACTAAATTTTCCCACTCTTCTTGCAGCGACAAATCTGGGCGTATCTTTCCTGCTTTACTATACCAGTAATCGGCATTCCAGGTATCTCCTTCTTTACGGTGTAAATAAGCATGCACCCATGATGATGAGTTGTCACTCAGATGATCAACCTGCGCATGCGCTTTGTCCCAATCGCCTTTAGCATCGTACCAAAGGCTTTTTAAATGCGCCGGAAGCGATTCGGCCGGTTTATCTGAATTTAGTGATGTTTTGAAGTCTGTTAGGGTATTCATGCGTGTCGATAATAATTAACTGTAAGGTGACTCCTTCGGATAGGTATAAGTAGCAATATATATTTACCGGCTGCTAAGCTAAAAAAGCTCAGGAAAAAAGCTTGACCAATTAGCTTTAAACAGAACTTATTCACCGAACCTTTACTAATATAAAGAATTTTAGGTTTGATATAAATACATTTGTTTACAATACTATTCAATGAAACCTATATATCTTATTACATTAATAACCTTTGTGACCTGCGCTTGTAATAACCCGCAATTTGATAAAAGTCGCCCTAACGGCAACTATACAGCAGATACTGTCAAAAAGAAAATCGTTCAACAAGAGATTTTGTCCCCCGTAGATTATAATCAAGTTTTTGAAAAAAAGATAGCTAAAGTAACACCTATAAAGCTTCTTGAAATTGGAGACTTGAATATACCCACTGGAAAAATTGTTGCATGCGACCCACTTGTTGCATTAAACTTTACGCCATTTAATAAAACCGTTAAACCAGGAGTATACCCTGTAAAAATATATGTTGCTAAAACAAAAGAATCAGGAGAAAGGTATGCTGTCGCAAAGCTGGAGTTCAGCCATAAAAAAGCGGTTAAATGGGTGCTTGCTCTTCACGACGGAGAAAATACTTCTGAACTCAAAGATCCGGATGACTACTTTGGCTTTCCTGTAGATGCGGGCCTCGCAGCATTTTTTGATTATAAGACTGGTTTAGCGTATGGCAAATTTGTAAAACAATTTCAGCAGCAACATCCTAAAGGTAACATCTATATTGATTATCTAGAGGCTGAGTTTAAAAAGCACGCAAAAAAGCCGGGAGATGACGGCGATTGGATTAATATGAGAGTTCCTAACTCTGATTTAAATATAACCATGTTCCGGTCGGGTTATGGAGATGGGAGTTACCCTGCTTATTGGGGAATGACTGAGAATAACGAAATTGTGTCTTTGATTATCGATTTTCTTGTTTTGCCACTAAGTAAGTGACAGCCGTTTATAACCAAAAAGCACCAACCACCCATCGGCAGCCGGCGCTTCACACTATTAACTGAGAAACTTACTTAAAACCAAATACAAACGGGAACAGAAAGGTAACAATAATGGTCCATACGAAATAGAACGGCAGGTACCTTGATATGATCTGGCCGACCACGGATAACTCTGCGTCCTTTCGCGCTACCCGGAACAATTGCCAGGTTACCAGCAGCAGGTTAATAAGGATTAGTACATTGCCGCCTAAAACGGCAGCCCTGTTAGGTGTAAACCCCCATTGCGAAATGCGAAACACAATGGCCGACAGTGCTACGCCATTTACAATAATGGTTAATATGGCAAGGGCAAAAAGGATGTAAGTTTCGGCACGGCTTTTTGTTGTGCGTGCTGTTTCGGCTACCGAGAAAAAGATGATGGCCATAACACCAACCAGCAGCGCGTTAAAAATGAGCAGGAACTCGCGGTTGCTATACGGGTCTTTACCAGAGCGTACAATGGCTACTAAATAGACTACCAGCATTACCGCTACAAGCGGACTAAACAGCCTTGCGATAACCGGTGACACTTTACCCACGAGTTGCGGGTTAGTTTGTGTAAGATAGGTGCCAATAATAGGTGCGGCAGCTACCCCAAATACCACCACGTTTTTAGAGTAGAACTGCTCGATATGAAAGCCTATTAATGAAAACAAGCCTATAGTGATGCCCGACATTATGCCGCCTGCTATAAGTATAAGCGTTGTCATCACTACCAGGTCGCCGTTGTACTTCAAGAATGACAGCCGTTCTTTCAAAGGATTTCTCGTTCCTCCTGAAAAGGTGAAGCCGAGTACGCACCACAAAAACAAGCCAAGATGTATACAGGAGAGGATGAGCGTGTCGCTTTTATCGTTACGAGGTAGCAGGTTGATGAACAGCAGGCTCGTTAATATTGCACCCGCAGCCATAGCAGTTTTACCTGCAGGCAGTTTATTCTTCCAGGCAAAATAGGCGGTTAATAAGGGAAAAACAATAAAGCCGATGTTCCTGGGATAGAAGTAATTTTCATCAATGCCGAAGATAGCCGGTAGCTTTGCTATAAAGCCGGCTACTAGCGAAGCGATGATCACCAGCGTTAGTTCACCCTTTGATCCCCAACTTATCTCGTCAGACTGATAGTTGAGCCGTTCGCTCCAGAAACCTGCTAGCGGGTGGCCCTTCACTTCGGGGTACAAACTGCTGAAATCGCGTTTAAACGCTGATTTATTACCGCGATACAGTCGCTCAAGTTGGGCTGCATCGTCGATATGGCTGCGTATTTCCTCTTTCATTGTTTTAAGCTTAGTGATGTTGGTGTTAACTACCGGTATATTAATTCCATAAGGTGCCGTCCAAGCCAAGGACAGTGCCCATGAATAAGCCAATTAGGTATATAACAAGGCTCAGCGTTATGGCTGCAAACATTTTCCAACCACCCTGCTGGCGTAAGCCATCTAAAAAGTAGCTGATAGCCCCGCCTGTGGCACCTGCCAGCGGAACGATAATAAGCGGCCTTGCCATCCAATACTTTGGCCAGGCAGGGTTAGGGTGATTAACGCCTGATAAGAATAAGCCGATAAGAACCAGCCCTATACCTGCACCAATAAGCATCCTTATAACCAATGCGGATGGGCGGATGGGTGATGTTAAAATGTTTCCTTGTGTCATGGTAATTATATTGAATATTATTTTAAAGTACTTTGTACTGCAAAGTTATCTATCAGCTTTGTATTTCAAAGTGTTTGTTAAAATAAATTCGAAAAAAATTATGTAGTTAAATAACTACGCTTACATTTGTAGTTAAATAGCTACATATATGAATTTACGTCGTGATGTTTTCCAGGCTTTAGCCGACCCAACCAGGCGAGCTATACTGCTGTTAGTTGCATCGCAATCATTAACCGCCGGAGCAATAGCTGCCAACTTTGACACAGCAAGGCCTACAGTTTCCAAACATCTGCAAATACTCACCGAATGCGAGCTGCTGCAACAAAAGCAAAGCGGGCGAGAGGTGCACTACCATATAAATGCAAAGAAGATGAAAGAGGTAGCAGACTTTATAGAGCCGTTTCGCCAAATGTGGGATGACAGATTTAATAAGCTTGAGGCCATAATGAAGAACTATAAACCAGCAAAATAAAACCAACATGGAACAAAAAACAAAAGTACACGCCGAGGATGGCAAGCAGGACCTATTTATTACAAGGGAGTTTGATTTGCCTGTAGAGTTGCTGTTTAAGGCCTATGCAGAAGCAGCTATTGTTGAGCAATGGATGGGCACTAAGGTGCTTAAGCTGGAAAGTAGAAAACACGGCAGTTACCAGTTTGAAACAACAGATCCCAGGGGCAATAAACATGGTTTCAACGGCGTAATACACGAGTTTACACCCAATCACAAAATTAGCCGCACGTTTGAGATGGAGAACACGCCATACGGTATCCAACTAGAACTGCTGGCATTTGAAGGCCTCTCTGCAGACAAAAGCAAGCTTACCATGCACGTAGTTTATGAATCGGTAGCGCAGCGTGACCAGGTGCTGTCGCTGCCTTTTGCGCAGGGCATTAATATGGCGCATAACAGGTTACAAAACGCGTTCACCAATTTAGCTTAAAACCATGTCAAAAAGAAACAAGATCATCTACTGGATAGCTACATGTTGGCTGGCTTTAGGCATGCTGTCAACCGGTGTTGTACAACTTATGAGATCGAAAACAGAGGTGGACCGCATGATACAACTGGGCTACCCTGCCTACTTGCTTACCTTGTTAGGAGTATGGAAAGTATTAGGTGTAGCGGCTATATTGGTACCCGGGTTTACGCTGCTAAAAGAATGGGCATATGCGGGCTTCTTCTTTGCAATGTCTGGTGCCCTGGTATCTCATATTGTGGCCGGAGGCGAAATGAAGGATTATTTTGGAACGGCGCTGCTGTTGGTGCTTACTGCAGTGTCGTGGTATTTCAGGCCTGCCGAAAGAAGGTTACATTTAGCACATCAATAATTTAAAAATATGAGGGAGTTCAACGGTAACAATAAGCTTTCTCCTGAGCAATTTCAGGAGCTGCTTGGGGTGTTAAAAATGCGGTTCGAGCGCAACATGATCAGGCATCAAAACATTGAATGGGCAAGCGTGTACAACAAGCTTGCGAACAATGCAGGCAAGCTATGGTCGCTGGATGAAATGGAAGCAACCGGCGGCGAACCTGATGTGATTGGTTACGACGAAGGTACAGATGAATACCTATTTTCCGATTGTGCTGCCGAAAGCCCCAAAGGCCGCAGAAGCATTTGTTATGATAGAGCAGCGCTGGAGTCGCGAAAAGAGCACAAACCGGCTAATAGCGCTACGGACCTGGCGGCGGAGATGGGTGTAGAATTGTTAACCGAAGAGCAATATCGTCACCTGCAAACGCTTGGGAACTTCGATACCAAAACATCCAGCTGGATAAAAACCCCTGAGGAGATACGCAAGCTAGGCGGCGCGCTTTTCTGCGACAGGCGTTTTAACACCGTATTTACCTATCATAATGGTGCCGAATCCTACTATGCCGGAAGAGCTTTCAGGGGTTTGCTGAAGGTGTAATTGCATATGGAGAGCCGTTCACCAATACAATTCCAACGAACTCGTATAGCACCCACGCCAAGCGGCTATTTGCATCTGGGTAACGCGTACTCCTTTGCGCTTACCGCGTCGATTGCAAGGAAATACGGCGCTAAGGTACTCCTGCGCATAGATGACCTCGACCGTGAAAGGGTTAACCCCTTATATGTTCAGGATGTTTTTGATACGCTCAATTTCCTGGGAATAGAATGGGACGAAGGCCCGCGTAATATGACTGAGTACCAGGAGCAGTATTCGCAGATATACCGCATGGATAGTTATCGAGGGATGCTGGCTAAATTGCAGGACCTGAAGGCTGTGTTTGCCTGTACGTGTTCGCGTGCGCAGGTGCTTGCCGCTAGTCCCTCAGGTATTTACCCTGGTACGTGCCGCCACAAAAATATCCCGCTGGATTCACCAGGTGTAACCTGGCGGCTGGATACCTCCAAAGAAGAAACTTTACACGTATTTTCACCTGATGGTAAGCATAAGGAAGCTATGCTGCCGGGCGCTATGCAATACTTTGTAGTACGCAAAAAGGACGGCTTTCCAGCTTATCAGCTTGCCTCTCTTGCAGATGATGTGCATTTTGGCATCGACCTCATCGTTCGCGGAGCCGATCTGTGGGACAGTACCCTTGCGCAACTTTATCTTGCCCGCATATTGGGGTTGCGGGAGTTCGAGCAGGTTCGTTTTCATCACCACTCACTCAAACTGGCGCCGAATGGGCAAAAGCTTTCAAAATCGGCGGGAGATACTTCTATACAGTTTCTGCGAAGAAACGGGATGACCGCTGATGAGATTTACAGATCAATAGGCTACATTCTAAAGGATTAGCAAACCTGTTAAAACAATTGCAGTTGTAACTGTCTTTTTACCCTACTGCATACTTGCTTAAAAAAACTAAGCGTAATTTAGCGTACCATTTATTTTTGATAAACATATTCCATGAAACTACCTGTGTATAAAAAGACTTTTATCCTTGCTGCGGCTTTGCTGGCCGGGGCATTTACTGCTAACGCTCAAACGGGTGCTCCTGTAGAAACCAGCGCGCCAAACAGCGATTACAAGCCTGCATTTCCCGGTCAAACCCGGGCGCCGGGTGTAAAAACCACAGCGGCGTATAAAGCAACAATCATTAATTCTGATCTGAAACAACCCTGGGGTCTTTGTGTACTGCCGGATGGTCGTTTCCTGGTGACTCAAAAGGGGGGAAGCATGATCATCCTTAAGGCCAATGGCCAGGTTGATAAGAAGATCACCAATCTGCCGGATGTAGTTGCACAAGGACAGGGCGGCTTACTGGATGTAAACATTGATCCGGGCTTTGCATCTAACCGCATGATCTTCTGGGATTATGCCGAGTCTGGCAGTGATGGTTATACGCTAGCTATAGCCAAAGGAAAACTTTCTGCAGATGAAAGCAGCATAACCAACATACAGGTGATTTACCGTGCTACACCGGCTTACAAGGGCACGCTGCAATACGGCTCGCGTATATTATTTGATAAGAAAGGCAACTTGTTTGTAAGCACCGGCGAGCGTTCGGGTAACGACATCCGCATGAAAGCACAGGATTTGGGCGCTTCAATTGGCAAGGTTATACACATCACCAAAGAGGGTAAAGCTGTTGCAGGCGGGCCTTTTGCAGGTAAGGCGGGAGCTTTGCCCGAAATTTTCGCCTACGGCTTTCGCAACCCGGAAGGGATGACTTGGAATCCTGCTACAGGCGAACTCTGGGAAGCAGAATTTGGTCCTCGTGGCGGCGATGAAATTAACATTATCCGTGCTGGTAACAATTACGGCTGGCCTGTTGTAACTTACGGTATAGAGTACAGTGGCAGCAAGGTAGGGGAAGGCATCCAGCAAAAAGAAGGCGTTACACAGCCCGTTTATTATTGGGATCCCAGCATA is a window of Mucilaginibacter terrenus DNA encoding:
- a CDS encoding BamA/TamA family outer membrane protein, producing MRKLLLALILLFPSLLMAQTGVRNRVILIGDAGEIDPQQSFVLTNAATRIIKDKTTVVYLGDNIYPTGMGMPGSKEEEGTKNILKAQFTPMRKAGAPVYFIPGNHDWDRMGPLGMAKVKREWEFLTEQKDSLLKSVPRNGCPDPTEINISKDMVMIAFDSEWWLYLYNKDNPLADCDCQTNDEIIYRFRELLYKNRNKVILLADHHPFRSYGHHGGTYVFKDYLFPLTSVNQKLYIPFPLIGALYPLLRGTFDNPEDNGHPLYRTMMAMIDGVFASEPNVIRVSGHEHGLQFIKDGSYYQVVSGSGAKRAVTIKGKNSLYGAAIGGYVTVDQMEDKSVKFTYYANTVDSTMAEVFTYTKPYVKVEIPLSKPDKVVVGDSITVSANNEFARRNELHRVMFGKNYRSEWTAKTTVPVIRVSKYKGGLTPVEFGGAHQKQALVLKDAAGKTYIMSSIEKYPLVLLPQALSQTFAKSWLKDAMSAQHPYGALISPVIAQAVNLRHTNPIIGYVAPDSKLGYYESQFSGKLVLLENREPGDSSLNTGNMIAELNKSNNNRLDTVEYLKTRLLDWFLGDWDQQPEKLRWLASKRGENTYYSAIPIDRAEAFYVNQGLIPNLAAKQYVARYLKGYNASVRSVNDFFYNSNDVNTRFLSQLDQKKWLDVTRNFKDSLTDAVLESSLRRLPQAIYKLSHDRLLKEMKQRRATLLEASEKYYTFLSKKVDVKATDISELFVIKDTLDNKLLIRVNKLPITKERSTVYFRVFDPATTNEVRVYTGKGNDSLFVNNTKSPIKLRIIGGSGHRVYNFMNTTPKVRVYEKTTSATFLGNFANIKQKLSDDSSNVAYVPTNRYHTVIPLLSVGYDLDQGFYADAGVKYLHQGFRKNPSSTTELTVGHSFGYNSTRIKFLSEVNAGLNNLDKQFKLEAYLPNSINFFGRGNKTGFDKDNGIGYYRDRFNYFIGEATLRWQNAANTESVQYGVAAQYYHFLQNSSPGFIGNTPLINSYDSTSYRDNKFHAGLTVTYIDDKRNRKILTNWGVYVHSNLRAFAGFGNSAKPYVQWLTEATLYKSVDVHSNFVITEKAGAGVTFGKAAFYQSVFLGGENSLIGYRENRFAGEQMLYNNLEARYRLNSFLSYILPGQYGLTARYDVGRVWDRSEHSNAVWHNGFGVGAYFSPSDMALLQLKAGYSKEGWYPYVNFKLTF
- a CDS encoding DUF4241 domain-containing protein; this translates as MKPIYLITLITFVTCACNNPQFDKSRPNGNYTADTVKKKIVQQEILSPVDYNQVFEKKIAKVTPIKLLEIGDLNIPTGKIVACDPLVALNFTPFNKTVKPGVYPVKIYVAKTKESGERYAVAKLEFSHKKAVKWVLALHDGENTSELKDPDDYFGFPVDAGLAAFFDYKTGLAYGKFVKQFQQQHPKGNIYIDYLEAEFKKHAKKPGDDGDWINMRVPNSDLNITMFRSGYGDGSYPAYWGMTENNEIVSLIIDFLVLPLSK
- a CDS encoding potassium transporter KefB; translated protein: MTQGNILTSPIRPSALVIRMLIGAGIGLVLIGLFLSGVNHPNPAWPKYWMARPLIIVPLAGATGGAISYFLDGLRQQGGWKMFAAITLSLVIYLIGLFMGTVLGLDGTLWN
- a CDS encoding ArsR/SmtB family transcription factor is translated as MNLRRDVFQALADPTRRAILLLVASQSLTAGAIAANFDTARPTVSKHLQILTECELLQQKQSGREVHYHINAKKMKEVADFIEPFRQMWDDRFNKLEAIMKNYKPAK
- a CDS encoding SRPBCC domain-containing protein translates to MEQKTKVHAEDGKQDLFITREFDLPVELLFKAYAEAAIVEQWMGTKVLKLESRKHGSYQFETTDPRGNKHGFNGVIHEFTPNHKISRTFEMENTPYGIQLELLAFEGLSADKSKLTMHVVYESVAQRDQVLSLPFAQGINMAHNRLQNAFTNLA
- a CDS encoding DoxX family protein, whose translation is MSKRNKIIYWIATCWLALGMLSTGVVQLMRSKTEVDRMIQLGYPAYLLTLLGVWKVLGVAAILVPGFTLLKEWAYAGFFFAMSGALVSHIVAGGEMKDYFGTALLLVLTAVSWYFRPAERRLHLAHQ
- a CDS encoding DUF4256 domain-containing protein — its product is MREFNGNNKLSPEQFQELLGVLKMRFERNMIRHQNIEWASVYNKLANNAGKLWSLDEMEATGGEPDVIGYDEGTDEYLFSDCAAESPKGRRSICYDRAALESRKEHKPANSATDLAAEMGVELLTEEQYRHLQTLGNFDTKTSSWIKTPEEIRKLGGALFCDRRFNTVFTYHNGAESYYAGRAFRGLLKV
- a CDS encoding glutamate--tRNA ligase family protein: MESRSPIQFQRTRIAPTPSGYLHLGNAYSFALTASIARKYGAKVLLRIDDLDRERVNPLYVQDVFDTLNFLGIEWDEGPRNMTEYQEQYSQIYRMDSYRGMLAKLQDLKAVFACTCSRAQVLAASPSGIYPGTCRHKNIPLDSPGVTWRLDTSKEETLHVFSPDGKHKEAMLPGAMQYFVVRKKDGFPAYQLASLADDVHFGIDLIVRGADLWDSTLAQLYLARILGLREFEQVRFHHHSLKLAPNGQKLSKSAGDTSIQFLRRNGMTADEIYRSIGYILKD
- a CDS encoding PQQ-dependent sugar dehydrogenase, with product MKLPVYKKTFILAAALLAGAFTANAQTGAPVETSAPNSDYKPAFPGQTRAPGVKTTAAYKATIINSDLKQPWGLCVLPDGRFLVTQKGGSMIILKANGQVDKKITNLPDVVAQGQGGLLDVNIDPGFASNRMIFWDYAESGSDGYTLAIAKGKLSADESSITNIQVIYRATPAYKGTLQYGSRILFDKKGNLFVSTGERSGNDIRMKAQDLGASIGKVIHITKEGKAVAGGPFAGKAGALPEIFAYGFRNPEGMTWNPATGELWEAEFGPRGGDEINIIRAGNNYGWPVVTYGIEYSGSKVGEGIQQKEGVTQPVYYWDPSISPAGITFYTGNIIPEWKGNLFVGGLGGSHIARLIIKNNKVVGEERLLKDKGERWRALNTGKDGALYGVTDSGKLYRIGK